The genome window GACGACATATCCGATGTGGAAGTCGTTCTTTGCGAAATTCGGCACGACGCCTGAAAAGGTATTCGGCGGTGAATATACTGCCGAGAATGCCATTCCGTGGTACACGATAATGTTTGTCATTGCGTGTATCATCACGGTCATTCTTGTCCAATTGCTGAAGGGAAAGCTGTCACAGGATGACCCAAAGCCGGGCCAGTTGACGCTCGAAGCTGGGTATCTAGCGATAAAGGACATGGTGGCAAGTGTCATTGGCGACAATGGCTTTCGCCATTTTCCGGTCGTGGCGACTTTTGCGGTGCTGATCCTCGTTTCGAACCTGATGGGCCAGTTCCCGATGTTCATGTCCCCGACGGCCTCCGTGAATGTGACGTTCGCCCTCGGCCTAACGTCGTTCATTTATTACAACTACGTAGGTATTGCCGAGAACGGCCTGCTTGGCCATATCAAGCATTTCGCAGGGCCTAAGCTGCCTGGATTGATGGCACTTATTATCACGCCGCTCATCTTTGTCATCGAAATTATTTCAAGCTCGATCAGGCCGTTTACGTTGGGCGTGCGATTGTTTGCAAACATGTTCTCGGACGAGCAGGTATTCGTTCAGATCACGAACCTTGCCCCTCCATTTACGCATTTCGTCGTTCCGTTGGTCCTGACGCTCCTAGGAGTTTTCGTGGCTTTTGTGCAGGCATTCGTTTTCACGCTGCTGTCGATGATCTACATTGGCGAGGTGTCGCATGCTCCGCACGATCACGATGAGCATCATGACAAAGCTCACGGCGATGCGGCCGTGGCTCATGCATAGGATTCACGCTTTGTGCGTGATGTTTTGACAATTGAAGACTGAGACGCGAACCTGCGTTTTATAGCAAATATGCCCGCACGCGTCAGGCGGCGTGGACTCTACGGAGTATAAAATCCACGCAATACCGGAAGCGAGGCGAACTCATACCGCGAGCAGGTACGTTTACCGTCTTCTTATTTACAAATATAGGAGATAACACAATGAATAAGTTCAAATACACTGTTTTTGCAACGCTCGCTATCGCTCTGATGGCCGTCGCGGCAATGGCGCAGCCTGCTGCTCAATACAATGCCGAGTACGTCGGTGCCGCTAAGGCAATCGGCGGCGGCATCGGATTCGGCTTAGCTGCCGGTCTGGCCGGTATCGCTCAGGGCCTCGTCGGTTCGCGTGCTGCCGAAGGCGCAGCCCGCAATCCGAGTGCTGCCGGCACCGTCCAGACGATGATGATCATCGCCCTTGCGCTGATCGAGTCACTCGTGCTGTTCGCACTGCTGA of Chloracidobacterium sp. contains these proteins:
- the atpB gene encoding F0F1 ATP synthase subunit A, which codes for MLLFAESGGHHVPLIVEFINHYLGEPVHRIQMATTYPMWKSFFAKFGTTPEKVFGGEYTAENAIPWYTIMFVIACIITVILVQLLKGKLSQDDPKPGQLTLEAGYLAIKDMVASVIGDNGFRHFPVVATFAVLILVSNLMGQFPMFMSPTASVNVTFALGLTSFIYYNYVGIAENGLLGHIKHFAGPKLPGLMALIITPLIFVIEIISSSIRPFTLGVRLFANMFSDEQVFVQITNLAPPFTHFVVPLVLTLLGVFVAFVQAFVFTLLSMIYIGEVSHAPHDHDEHHDKAHGDAAVAHA
- a CDS encoding ATP synthase F0 subunit C; this encodes MNKFKYTVFATLAIALMAVAAMAQPAAQYNAEYVGAAKAIGGGIGFGLAAGLAGIAQGLVGSRAAEGAARNPSAAGTVQTMMIIALALIESLVLFALLIVFVKL